From one Chloroherpetonaceae bacterium genomic stretch:
- a CDS encoding 1-acyl-sn-glycerol-3-phosphate acyltransferase, protein MQFTLAMSKLWLILRSIYIWVTVLSVMIVLSTISILFSLFDRSGTVYLFLARLWCRLWLFFSGVRLIVIGKENVDPNGVYVVVSNHASYFDIPALLLGLPIKKVRIVAKESLGKIPFFGWSMAMGDFILIKRGANRDALKSLYKAIEKIRQGKSVIIFADGTRSFDGRIQPFKRGAFLVAEKSGVPILPVTILGSYKIMRRGTALISPGSITLVIDRAIPVESKSADELLTESFRVISENHQKFVQQGIDA, encoded by the coding sequence ATGCAATTCACACTGGCAATGTCGAAACTCTGGCTAATTCTTCGCTCCATTTACATCTGGGTAACCGTGCTGAGTGTGATGATAGTGCTATCCACAATTTCTATTCTCTTCTCGCTCTTTGACCGTTCTGGCACAGTGTATCTTTTTTTAGCCCGGCTTTGGTGCCGGCTTTGGCTTTTCTTCTCAGGCGTTAGACTTATCGTCATTGGTAAAGAAAATGTTGACCCGAATGGGGTCTATGTTGTGGTCAGCAACCATGCCAGCTACTTTGACATTCCTGCTTTGCTATTGGGTTTGCCTATCAAAAAAGTGCGGATTGTTGCGAAGGAATCACTCGGAAAAATTCCTTTTTTTGGTTGGTCAATGGCGATGGGCGATTTCATTCTTATCAAGCGTGGTGCAAACCGTGACGCCCTGAAAAGTCTCTACAAGGCAATTGAGAAAATCCGACAAGGCAAATCCGTCATAATCTTTGCAGATGGCACGCGGTCCTTTGATGGTCGCATTCAGCCCTTCAAGCGTGGCGCATTTTTGGTTGCCGAAAAGTCAGGTGTTCCCATCTTGCCTGTTACCATCTTGGGTAGCTACAAGATTATGCGCCGTGGCACTGCACTGATTTCCCCAGGCAGTATCACGCTGGTCATTGATCGAGCAATCCCCGTTGAGTCAAAATCTGCTGATGAACTACTTACTGAATCGTTTCGTGTCATATCTGAAAACCACCAAAAGTTTGTTCAGCAAGGGATTGATGCATAA
- a CDS encoding TMEM165/GDT1 family protein — MQFWSVFSTVFITVFLAEIGDKTQLATMTFATKEGASKWAIFFGSAAALVLAAGIGVVVGEQLGKWISPKLLKWIAGAGFIAIGIWTMLSGD; from the coding sequence ACTGTGTTCATCACCGTCTTTCTCGCTGAGATTGGCGACAAAACTCAACTTGCCACGATGACTTTCGCCACGAAAGAAGGCGCAAGCAAGTGGGCGATTTTCTTTGGCTCAGCGGCGGCGCTGGTCTTGGCGGCAGGCATTGGCGTCGTGGTGGGCGAGCAACTCGGCAAGTGGATTTCACCAAAGCTGCTCAAATGGATTGCAGGCGCAGGCTTTATCGCCATTGGCATCTGGACCATGCTCTCAGGTGATTGA